Proteins encoded together in one Myxococcales bacterium window:
- a CDS encoding PEGA domain-containing protein produces the protein MRSAPRKLGLALVALALVSSLARPSAADDVADEADLQFRLAARKYETADYQGALEHFLASNRLVPNKNVVFNIARTYEQLKQPADAYRYYQRALEGETDAGAQKRIQEALARIRPLVSVVRVVSSPPGATVYLDRKDLGARGQTPLVLAVPAGKYTFLGELAGHESGKAEAVELRQGSETEVRIPLVPIYGTLVLGGEAGAEVRDGVDATSVLCTIPCSVKVPVGKHVLRITKAGFEPSDTVVDVAANSTVQVRPRLDAVYGTLLVASDVRDALVTVDGKAEGYTPAVLTLPVGEHEVKVTKFGYEPHNRKVLLKKGAQTQVEAELVQANEVAAASRSLESAESAPASVTIISGAELRAMGYPTIAEAVRGIRGMYVSDDGSYETVGVRGFSRPGDYGNRVLVTIDGQPTNDNYAGSSLVGFDGRVDLDDVERIEIVRGPGSVVYGTGAFFGVINLVTRSRQVRTHAELAGGTALNGAGRARATAVLRLAEDAGVWTSVALARGAGRDYFFPEYRADATSPNPQLDASGQPSTGVVRDSDGFSAGTLSGRAWWRSLTVQTFYTTRAKAFPTGGFESTPGDPRSKLRDTRGFVELRFEPKLGQSVESLTRVHGNVYRFYGTYGAEPPSGLSTEYFIGRWLGGEQRFVIKPTDSLKLTVGAEVIGHLHARQTSADETAVYTDRNDPFANVAGYLVGDVLPAKGVKISAGARFDYYSNVKLDAVGATNPRLALLFDTWKGGKIKVLGGKAFRSPSIYELHSSGNDRLPAAELKPEQVVSGELEVSHRFTPTVVGIVAGYTNYVSNLIELKSVGVDQIRYENSSAPVLVVGGEAEVRRDFLQGFMAGATVSVQKAQYLDAPELRKVPNSPYVLGSLKGAAPIVGKSLMAMARVSVEGPRFDTFTGTTDVEPQLQSRFGVVGDLVFSGEIDKLSARYTVGVYNVADSRYEAAPSREYRQRFFLMNGRTFLANVAVSF, from the coding sequence ATGCGATCCGCCCCCCGAAAGCTCGGCCTCGCGCTCGTCGCTCTCGCGCTCGTGTCGTCCCTCGCGCGCCCCTCCGCCGCCGACGACGTCGCCGACGAGGCCGACCTCCAGTTTCGCCTCGCCGCGCGCAAGTACGAGACCGCCGACTACCAGGGAGCGCTCGAGCACTTCCTCGCGTCGAACCGGCTCGTCCCCAACAAGAACGTCGTCTTCAACATCGCGCGCACGTACGAGCAGCTGAAGCAGCCCGCCGACGCGTACCGCTACTACCAACGCGCGCTCGAGGGCGAGACCGACGCGGGCGCTCAGAAGCGCATCCAAGAGGCGCTCGCGCGCATTCGCCCGCTCGTGTCGGTGGTGCGCGTCGTGTCGAGCCCGCCGGGCGCCACCGTGTACCTCGATCGGAAAGACCTCGGCGCGCGCGGCCAGACGCCGCTCGTCTTGGCCGTCCCTGCGGGAAAATACACGTTCCTCGGCGAGCTCGCGGGGCACGAGTCGGGCAAGGCCGAGGCCGTCGAGCTGCGCCAAGGGAGCGAGACCGAGGTGCGCATCCCGCTCGTCCCGATCTACGGGACGCTCGTGCTCGGCGGCGAGGCGGGCGCCGAGGTACGCGACGGCGTCGACGCGACGAGTGTACTCTGCACTATTCCGTGCAGCGTGAAGGTGCCGGTCGGAAAGCACGTGCTCCGGATCACGAAGGCCGGGTTCGAGCCGTCCGACACCGTGGTCGACGTGGCCGCCAACAGCACGGTGCAGGTGCGCCCTCGGCTCGACGCCGTCTACGGCACGCTGCTCGTCGCGTCCGACGTGCGCGACGCCCTCGTCACGGTCGACGGGAAGGCAGAAGGTTACACGCCCGCCGTGCTCACGCTCCCCGTGGGCGAGCACGAGGTGAAGGTCACCAAGTTCGGATACGAGCCTCATAACCGTAAGGTTTTGCTCAAGAAAGGCGCGCAGACCCAGGTCGAGGCCGAGCTCGTCCAGGCCAACGAGGTCGCCGCGGCGTCACGCTCGCTCGAGTCGGCCGAGAGCGCGCCCGCGTCGGTCACCATCATCAGCGGCGCCGAGCTCCGCGCCATGGGGTACCCCACCATCGCCGAGGCGGTCCGCGGCATCCGCGGTATGTACGTGTCCGACGACGGCTCCTACGAGACGGTCGGTGTGCGCGGGTTCTCGCGCCCGGGCGACTACGGGAACCGCGTGCTCGTCACGATCGATGGGCAGCCCACGAACGACAACTACGCCGGGAGCTCGCTCGTCGGCTTCGACGGCCGCGTCGACTTGGACGACGTGGAGCGCATCGAGATCGTGCGAGGCCCGGGCTCGGTCGTGTACGGCACGGGTGCGTTCTTCGGCGTCATCAACTTGGTCACGCGGAGCCGCCAAGTCCGCACCCACGCGGAGCTCGCGGGGGGCACGGCGCTGAACGGTGCCGGACGCGCGCGCGCTACGGCGGTGCTCCGGCTCGCGGAGGACGCGGGCGTCTGGACGAGCGTGGCGCTCGCTCGCGGGGCCGGTAGAGACTACTTTTTCCCCGAGTACCGGGCCGACGCGACCTCGCCCAACCCCCAGCTCGACGCGTCCGGGCAGCCTTCGACGGGCGTCGTGCGCGACTCGGACGGCTTCAGCGCGGGCACGTTGAGCGGTCGCGCGTGGTGGCGCTCTCTCACGGTGCAGACGTTCTACACCACGCGCGCGAAGGCGTTCCCGACGGGCGGCTTCGAGTCGACGCCGGGAGATCCGCGCAGCAAGCTCCGCGATACTCGCGGGTTCGTCGAGCTCCGGTTCGAGCCCAAGCTCGGGCAGTCCGTCGAGAGCCTCACGCGCGTGCACGGCAACGTCTACCGCTTCTACGGCACCTACGGCGCCGAGCCCCCCTCGGGCCTGTCCACCGAGTACTTCATCGGGCGGTGGCTCGGCGGCGAGCAGCGTTTCGTCATCAAGCCCACCGACTCGCTCAAGCTCACGGTGGGTGCCGAGGTCATCGGTCACCTCCACGCCCGCCAGACGTCGGCCGACGAAACGGCGGTGTACACGGATCGCAACGACCCCTTCGCCAACGTTGCCGGCTACCTCGTGGGCGACGTGCTCCCCGCGAAGGGCGTGAAGATCTCGGCCGGAGCGCGCTTCGACTACTACTCGAACGTGAAGCTCGACGCCGTCGGCGCCACGAACCCGCGCCTCGCGCTCCTCTTCGACACCTGGAAGGGCGGGAAAATCAAGGTCCTCGGCGGCAAGGCGTTTCGATCGCCGAGCATCTACGAGCTGCACTCTTCCGGCAACGACAGGCTCCCGGCCGCCGAGCTCAAGCCGGAGCAGGTCGTGTCGGGCGAGCTCGAGGTGTCCCACAGGTTCACGCCGACCGTGGTCGGTATCGTTGCAGGATACACGAACTACGTCTCGAACCTCATCGAGCTCAAGTCGGTGGGCGTCGATCAGATCCGCTACGAGAACAGCTCCGCGCCGGTGCTCGTCGTCGGCGGCGAGGCCGAGGTCCGGCGTGACTTTTTGCAGGGGTTCATGGCCGGCGCCACCGTCTCCGTGCAGAAGGCCCAGTACCTCGACGCGCCCGAGCTCCGGAAGGTGCCGAACTCTCCCTACGTGCTCGGCTCGCTGAAGGGTGCGGCTCCCATCGTCGGAAAGTCCCTCATGGCGATGGCCCGTGTCTCGGTCGAGGGGCCACGCTTCGACACGTTCACGGGCACGACCGACGTCGAGCCCCAGCTCCAGTCGCGCTTCGGCGTGGTGGGCGATCTCGTGTTCTCGGGCGAGATCGACAAGCTCTCCGCGCGCTACACCGTCGGCGTCTACAACGTGGCCGACTCGCGCTACGAGGCCGCGCCGAGCCGAGAGTACCGCCAGCGCTTCTTCCTCATGAACGGGCGTACCTTCTTGGCGAACGTGGCCGTGAGCTTCTGA
- a CDS encoding type II secretion system F family protein, which yields MQPTTQAALSTQLLVLRYTWIVALAGAIVTLVYTLLSAPTRQVSRYGLRGLKRQRALANNDLWATVEPLVRWLGVRVSGIPTEEQRAELDKQIGLAGDFMGITADEYIALSILSAVGGGIVGLFGGFVLDLGNIAVIAGLVLGGSLPYMQISGEAQERLKSVSRGLPYVIDLMALSMGAGLDFPGAVRQVVEKSSNPNDPIVEEFTLVLQTLSLGRTRKDCLLEFATRCPCEAVIEFVNSLVQAEERGNPVAEVLTIQAGVSRQRRSVRAEESAAKAGVAMVGPLMLVFFCVMGLIMGPAMMNLQNGL from the coding sequence ATGCAGCCCACGACCCAAGCCGCCCTCAGCACTCAGCTCCTCGTGCTCCGCTACACGTGGATCGTCGCGCTCGCCGGCGCGATCGTCACGCTCGTGTACACGCTCCTCAGCGCGCCGACGCGCCAGGTGAGCCGGTACGGTCTCCGAGGCTTGAAGCGCCAGCGCGCCCTCGCCAACAACGACCTGTGGGCCACCGTCGAGCCGCTCGTCCGCTGGCTCGGCGTGCGTGTCTCGGGTATCCCGACCGAAGAGCAGCGCGCCGAGCTCGACAAGCAGATCGGCCTCGCCGGCGACTTCATGGGCATCACCGCGGACGAGTACATCGCGCTGTCCATTCTCTCCGCGGTCGGGGGGGGCATCGTCGGGCTCTTCGGCGGGTTCGTGCTCGACCTCGGAAACATTGCTGTTATCGCGGGGTTGGTCCTCGGTGGGTCACTTCCCTACATGCAGATCAGCGGTGAGGCGCAGGAGCGGCTCAAGTCCGTGAGCCGCGGTCTCCCGTACGTCATCGACCTCATGGCGCTCTCGATGGGCGCTGGCCTCGACTTCCCTGGCGCGGTTCGTCAGGTCGTCGAGAAGTCGAGCAACCCGAACGATCCCATCGTCGAAGAGTTCACCCTGGTTCTGCAGACGCTCAGCCTCGGTCGAACCCGCAAAGACTGCCTCCTCGAGTTCGCCACGCGTTGCCCGTGCGAGGCCGTCATCGAGTTCGTCAACTCGCTCGTCCAGGCCGAAGAGCGCGGCAACCCGGTCGCGGAGGTGCTCACCATCCAGGCCGGCGTGTCGCGCCAGCGCCGCAGCGTGCGCGCCGAAGAGTCGGCCGCGAAGGCAGGCGTGGCCATGGTCGGCCCCCTCATGTTGGTGTTCTTCTGCGTGATGGGCCTTATCATGGGGCCGGCGATGATGAACCTCCAGAACGGTCTCTGA
- a CDS encoding prepilin peptidase, which yields MFPFLVAAVVLTGVAAAFDLKKGEIPNWLTLPVLLLSPIAHAATTSVKGLGAEEAGWEVGFSIAGAVITASVPLFLYRQNAIGGGDVKLLAALGALCQPSLGLEVELYGFLSAVIVAPAILAYEGKLLRTLKNTGTLALNAIMPKAKRKEVESEAMSWFRLGPCIFLGALVTIAFHWGSKP from the coding sequence ATGTTCCCCTTTCTCGTCGCTGCCGTCGTCCTCACCGGAGTTGCTGCGGCGTTCGATCTCAAGAAAGGGGAAATCCCGAACTGGCTGACCCTTCCGGTGCTCCTCCTCTCGCCGATCGCCCACGCGGCGACCACCTCGGTGAAAGGGCTCGGAGCCGAAGAGGCAGGCTGGGAGGTCGGGTTCTCGATCGCGGGTGCGGTCATTACGGCGTCCGTACCCCTGTTCCTTTATCGGCAGAACGCCATTGGCGGCGGCGACGTGAAGTTGCTCGCCGCCCTCGGTGCTCTATGCCAGCCGTCTCTCGGCCTCGAGGTCGAGCTCTACGGCTTCTTGAGCGCGGTCATCGTGGCTCCGGCCATACTCGCCTACGAGGGGAAGCTCCTCCGGACGCTCAAGAACACGGGGACCTTGGCGCTCAACGCCATCATGCCGAAGGCCAAGCGGAAAGAGGTCGAATCCGAGGCCATGTCCTGGTTCCGCCTCGGCCCCTGCATCTTCCTAGGGGCCCTCGTCACCATCGCATTCCACTGGGGAAGCAAGCCATGA
- a CDS encoding enoyl-CoA hydratase/isomerase family protein — protein sequence MADEAFPVEVEQRGTVSVFTIARPERMNSLSRATLRALGKLTREAIANPSVRAIVVTGSGDKAFCAGADLKERQGMSENDVRAQVELYRSELGVLDTSPKPVVAAINGVAFGGGLELALMCDLRVCASHAQLALPETTLGIIPGAGGTQRLPRVVGEARAKEMILLGRRLGPAEALAWGLVNRITPEGVSVVDDAIAFIHPVAEGAPVAQAAALEAIDRSFDVSLALGLELEKVSYDKVLVSEDRREALAAFAEKRKPRFSGR from the coding sequence ATGGCAGACGAGGCATTCCCGGTCGAGGTCGAGCAACGCGGCACGGTGTCGGTCTTCACGATCGCGCGGCCAGAGCGCATGAACAGCCTGTCACGCGCCACGTTGCGCGCGCTCGGAAAGCTGACGCGCGAGGCGATCGCGAACCCTTCGGTGCGCGCGATCGTGGTCACCGGCTCGGGCGACAAGGCCTTCTGCGCGGGAGCGGATCTCAAAGAGCGTCAGGGTATGTCCGAGAACGACGTGCGCGCGCAGGTCGAGCTTTACCGCAGCGAGCTCGGCGTGCTCGATACGTCGCCGAAGCCCGTCGTCGCGGCGATCAACGGCGTCGCGTTCGGAGGTGGGCTCGAGCTCGCGCTCATGTGCGATCTGCGGGTGTGTGCGTCGCACGCCCAGCTCGCCCTGCCGGAGACCACCCTCGGCATCATCCCTGGAGCGGGTGGTACGCAGCGTCTCCCCCGCGTGGTCGGCGAGGCGCGCGCCAAAGAGATGATCCTCCTCGGGCGGCGCCTCGGTCCGGCCGAGGCCCTCGCGTGGGGCCTCGTCAACCGCATCACCCCCGAAGGTGTCTCCGTGGTCGACGACGCCATCGCCTTCATCCACCCCGTGGCCGAAGGGGCGCCCGTGGCCCAGGCGGCGGCCCTCGAGGCCATCGACCGCTCCTTCGACGTGAGCCTCGCCCTCGGCCTCGAGCTCGAGAAGGTGAGCTACGACAAGGTGCTCGTGAGCGAAGATCGCCGCGAGGCGCTGGCCGCGTTCGCCGAGAAACGGAAGCCGCGGTTCAGCGGTCGCTGA
- a CDS encoding type II secretion system F family protein, which translates to MTEMLKWASAGVTGLGLFVATWAAAADQSGPAYRYWARYNSLLEQKLRPMFIFIPGQNITLGQLAAAFFLVTANVLFSIPMWYAGLVLIAVVPLVYIENLRRKRVEAIEEQLDNFMLALANALKTTPSIGAALNNVASVITDPMRQELDLALKEMKVGSTLDQALLHMASRVGSRQLDSALSSVLIGRQVGGNLPRVLESTANTLREMRRLEGVVRTKTAEGKMQLWVIALMPFGLLVGLNQLWPGYFDPLTKTLIGYIISTLCVIAWAAAIVLARKVLAVDI; encoded by the coding sequence ATGACGGAGATGCTCAAGTGGGCGAGCGCCGGGGTGACCGGTCTCGGTCTGTTCGTCGCCACGTGGGCCGCGGCGGCCGACCAATCGGGGCCCGCGTACCGCTACTGGGCGCGGTACAACTCGCTCCTCGAGCAGAAGCTCCGGCCGATGTTCATCTTCATCCCGGGGCAGAACATCACCCTGGGGCAGCTCGCGGCCGCGTTCTTCTTGGTCACGGCCAACGTGCTCTTCTCGATCCCCATGTGGTACGCGGGGCTCGTCCTCATCGCCGTCGTGCCGCTCGTGTACATCGAGAATTTGAGGCGCAAACGCGTCGAGGCGATCGAGGAGCAGCTCGACAACTTCATGCTCGCGCTCGCGAACGCGCTGAAGACCACGCCCAGCATCGGCGCGGCGCTCAACAACGTCGCCTCGGTCATCACCGATCCGATGCGCCAAGAGCTCGACCTCGCCCTCAAAGAAATGAAGGTCGGCTCCACGCTCGATCAGGCGCTCTTGCACATGGCGTCGCGCGTCGGTAGCCGGCAGCTCGACTCGGCGCTGTCGTCGGTGCTCATCGGTCGTCAGGTCGGCGGCAACTTGCCGCGCGTGCTCGAGTCGACGGCGAACACCCTGCGCGAGATGCGGCGCCTCGAGGGCGTGGTCCGCACGAAGACGGCCGAGGGCAAGATGCAGCTCTGGGTCATCGCGCTCATGCCCTTCGGTCTGCTCGTGGGCTTGAACCAGCTCTGGCCGGGCTACTTCGATCCGCTCACGAAGACCCTCATCGGGTACATCATCAGCACTCTGTGCGTCATCGCCTGGGCGGCCGCCATCGTGCTCGCTCGCAAGGTTCTCGCGGTGGACATCTAA
- the cpaB gene encoding Flp pilus assembly protein CpaB, with protein MNRRAFAIALVVGILGIFLLFLYQRRFEVEASGGERIRVLTVIKQVDRGKPLTDDNIATREIPIAYIEERSVKEAEKSKILNLRVGTTVKAGQTLMWTDLASANEDRKELSVLVQPGYRAVSIRTAKEDSSIALIRPGDYVDVIGVLGAGSSMSEAKASVVLLQRILVLATGLDTSVEASEGRDKTADRENLLTLSLTLPEAQILALAAERGRLAVAVRNPEDNKTTAGLVDINMDAILKPEQRATIPGVRTPKGPTVIGGGGGQNQ; from the coding sequence ATGAATCGCCGCGCCTTCGCCATCGCTCTCGTCGTCGGCATCCTTGGCATCTTCTTGCTGTTCCTCTACCAGCGGCGCTTCGAGGTCGAGGCCTCGGGTGGTGAGCGCATCCGTGTGCTCACGGTCATCAAGCAGGTCGATCGAGGCAAGCCGCTCACCGACGACAACATCGCCACACGCGAGATCCCGATCGCGTACATCGAAGAGCGCTCGGTCAAAGAGGCCGAAAAGTCGAAGATCCTGAACCTGCGCGTCGGCACCACGGTGAAGGCCGGGCAGACGCTCATGTGGACCGACCTCGCCAGCGCGAACGAAGATCGCAAAGAGCTGAGCGTGCTCGTGCAGCCTGGCTACCGTGCGGTCAGCATCCGCACCGCCAAGGAAGACTCGAGCATCGCGCTCATCCGCCCGGGCGACTACGTCGACGTCATCGGCGTCCTCGGGGCCGGCAGCAGCATGTCCGAGGCGAAGGCGTCGGTCGTGCTCCTCCAGCGCATCCTCGTGCTCGCGACCGGGCTCGATACCTCGGTCGAGGCGAGCGAAGGGCGCGACAAGACCGCCGACCGCGAGAACCTCCTCACGCTGTCGCTCACGCTCCCCGAGGCGCAGATCCTCGCGCTCGCGGCCGAGCGTGGGCGCCTCGCGGTGGCCGTGCGTAACCCCGAGGACAACAAGACCACGGCGGGCCTCGTCGACATCAACATGGATGCCATCCTGAAGCCCGAGCAGCGGGCGACCATTCCCGGAGTGCGCACGCCGAAGGGCCCGACGGTCATCGGTGGTGGCGGAGGACAAAACCAGTGA
- a CDS encoding Flp family type IVb pilin — MSRGKRGASLVEYALLLVGILLLAAAAVKALGPKVGQAATNAGGQL; from the coding sequence ATGAGCCGTGGCAAGCGCGGCGCCTCGTTGGTCGAATATGCCCTCCTCCTGGTCGGCATTCTCCTGCTCGCGGCCGCGGCCGTGAAGGCGCTCGGCCCGAAGGTGGGCCAGGCCGCCACGAACGCCGGCGGACAGCTCTGA
- a CDS encoding Flp family type IVb pilin codes for MKKTTLRSKSRGASLVEYALLLVGILLLAAAAVKALGPKVSTAASNAGGQL; via the coding sequence ATGAAAAAGACCACCCTTCGTTCCAAGTCCCGCGGCGCTTCGCTCGTCGAGTATGCTCTCCTCCTCGTCGGCATCCTCCTCCTCGCGGCCGCCGCGGTGAAGGCGCTCGGTCCCAAGGTCTCGACGGCCGCGTCGAACGCCGGCGGCCAGCTCTGA
- a CDS encoding protein kinase: MTASAGKYRLLGELGRGGMATVYLAAVDGPSRFTKLVVVKQLHTELAAELEFREMFLDEARLAARLSHPNIVQTYEVIEGAGKFLLVMEYLEGQPLSNVRSRLARRRLLTIPDQVRIMCDVLEGLHAAHEATDWDGTPLAVVHRDVSPHNVFVTYDGLVKVVDFGVAKASTSSQRTQTGVIKGKISYMAPEQAFGKKVDRRADVFAVGIMLWEAIAERRMWKDVPDPGIMHYLASDQVPKLSEHAKDVHPLLLAACDKALATDPEQRFASAAEFRAALDGYLATLPQKPDARAFGATVAEAFAEERAKIRGVIERQLTQGPMLATGEISSMGLPQLPTPELSGASGVTAAASPQALTPVPMNTGTGLSMSSAVAPAPEAARSRNWPLVLAIVALAAGVVTLAVVILTRLPAPKEGTSAGGGPTAAPLPSVPVVPSSSAEGPKQEPAGSASVAPSAHASTKGPKWAPPPKPSATATAVPTPKPPDIHLNR; the protein is encoded by the coding sequence ATGACCGCCTCCGCGGGCAAATACCGCCTCTTGGGCGAGCTCGGACGTGGTGGCATGGCCACCGTGTACCTCGCTGCGGTCGACGGACCCAGCCGGTTCACGAAGCTCGTCGTGGTGAAGCAGCTCCACACGGAGCTCGCCGCCGAGCTCGAGTTCCGCGAGATGTTCCTCGACGAAGCGCGCCTCGCCGCGCGCCTCTCGCACCCGAACATCGTGCAGACCTACGAGGTCATCGAGGGCGCCGGTAAGTTCCTCCTGGTGATGGAGTACCTCGAGGGCCAGCCGCTCTCGAACGTGCGCTCCCGCCTCGCGCGTCGTCGGCTGCTCACCATCCCCGACCAGGTCCGCATCATGTGCGACGTGCTCGAGGGCCTGCACGCGGCCCACGAGGCGACCGACTGGGACGGCACGCCGCTCGCGGTCGTGCACCGCGACGTGAGCCCGCACAACGTGTTCGTCACCTACGACGGGCTCGTGAAGGTCGTCGACTTCGGCGTGGCCAAGGCGAGTACCTCCTCCCAGCGCACGCAAACAGGCGTCATCAAAGGGAAAATCTCCTACATGGCGCCCGAGCAGGCCTTCGGCAAGAAGGTCGATCGCCGGGCCGACGTGTTCGCCGTCGGCATCATGCTGTGGGAGGCGATCGCCGAGCGGCGCATGTGGAAGGACGTCCCCGATCCGGGGATCATGCACTACCTCGCGAGCGACCAAGTCCCGAAGCTCTCGGAGCACGCCAAAGACGTGCACCCGCTGCTCCTCGCCGCGTGCGACAAGGCGCTCGCCACCGATCCCGAGCAGCGCTTCGCGTCGGCCGCCGAGTTTCGTGCGGCGCTCGATGGGTATTTGGCCACCTTGCCCCAGAAGCCCGACGCGAGGGCGTTCGGCGCTACGGTGGCCGAGGCCTTCGCGGAAGAGCGCGCGAAGATCCGAGGCGTCATCGAGCGTCAGCTCACGCAGGGGCCCATGCTCGCGACGGGAGAGATCTCGTCGATGGGCCTGCCGCAGCTCCCGACTCCAGAGCTGTCGGGCGCGAGCGGCGTGACGGCGGCGGCGTCTCCGCAGGCCCTCACCCCGGTCCCGATGAACACGGGCACCGGGCTGTCGATGAGCTCCGCCGTGGCCCCGGCGCCCGAGGCGGCGCGCTCGCGCAACTGGCCGCTCGTGCTCGCGATCGTCGCGCTCGCCGCGGGAGTGGTCACGCTCGCCGTGGTGATCTTGACGCGTCTTCCTGCGCCGAAAGAGGGCACGAGCGCCGGTGGCGGGCCGACCGCCGCGCCGCTCCCGAGCGTCCCGGTCGTCCCGTCGAGCTCGGCCGAGGGGCCCAAACAAGAGCCGGCCGGGTCGGCCTCGGTCGCGCCGAGCGCGCACGCGAGCACCAAGGGGCCGAAGTGGGCGCCTCCTCCGAAGCCCTCGGCGACGGCCACGGCCGTGCCCACCCCGAAGCCGCCCGACATCCACCTGAACCGCTGA
- the tadA gene encoding Flp pilus assembly complex ATPase component TadA, translating to MTAVRVLIQSESQGQRQETMPVNGPISIGRHAQCVLRLDSDLVSRQHAVVQIGPQSILVEDVSTNGTLAGGVLLRREAIEVPFGTPVVLGDFTVAFFPLEAAPPPPPPLPSGSRSRAPGPPGPPGPPPPPMAPPMRAGGGLAPPIPPPMPPGAHGGQPANPALQAQLMPSRPKDEARKKEVELRRDIHKALLEHLDLATIDAKKLDDPSMRPKVLSALRTIVGNMAMRIPPEVDRDALIGELSDEALGLGPLERFLSDPKVSEIMVVDPNTIYIEDGGKLRLSEARFTDDERVRAVIERIVTPLGRRIDESSPLVDARLKDGSRVNAVIKPIALRGACITIRKFSKVPLTLEKLTGYGSITQQMGRFLTRCVVAKKNIVISGGTGSGKTTLLNVLSASIPEEDRIVTIEDAAELQLQQPHVVSLETRPPNLEGRGEYTIRDLVKNALRMRPDRIVVGECRGGEALDMLQAMNTGHDGSMTTTHANSPREAIARLETLVLMSGLDLPVRAIREQIAGSVNIIVQQSRLSDGSRKVTAISEVVGIERDTSEIELRPIFQFVRTGTGPGGKVIGEFRATGYLPSFLDVFIVMGLVKPGEPFV from the coding sequence ATGACCGCGGTACGGGTGCTCATTCAGTCCGAGTCCCAGGGGCAGCGCCAAGAGACGATGCCCGTGAATGGGCCGATCTCCATCGGGCGACACGCACAATGTGTGCTTCGTCTCGATAGCGATCTCGTCTCGCGCCAGCACGCGGTCGTGCAAATCGGTCCTCAGTCGATCCTCGTCGAGGACGTGTCGACGAACGGCACCCTCGCGGGGGGCGTGCTCTTGCGGCGCGAGGCGATCGAGGTGCCGTTCGGTACACCGGTCGTCCTCGGGGACTTCACCGTCGCGTTCTTCCCGCTCGAGGCCGCGCCCCCTCCGCCCCCTCCGCTCCCGAGCGGGAGCCGCAGCCGCGCTCCGGGTCCGCCCGGTCCTCCCGGTCCGCCGCCTCCTCCCATGGCGCCCCCGATGCGCGCCGGAGGTGGGCTCGCGCCGCCCATCCCGCCGCCGATGCCTCCGGGGGCACACGGTGGTCAGCCCGCGAACCCCGCGCTCCAAGCGCAGCTCATGCCCTCGCGCCCGAAGGACGAGGCGCGTAAAAAAGAGGTCGAGCTCCGCCGCGACATCCACAAGGCGCTGCTCGAGCACCTCGACCTCGCGACGATCGACGCGAAGAAGCTCGACGATCCGTCGATGCGCCCGAAGGTCCTCTCGGCGCTCCGCACCATCGTCGGCAACATGGCGATGCGCATCCCCCCCGAGGTCGATCGGGACGCGCTCATCGGCGAGCTCTCGGACGAGGCGCTCGGTCTCGGCCCGCTCGAGCGGTTCTTATCCGACCCGAAGGTCAGCGAGATCATGGTCGTCGATCCGAACACCATCTACATCGAAGATGGCGGAAAGCTCCGGCTCTCCGAGGCTCGGTTCACGGACGACGAGCGTGTGCGCGCGGTCATCGAGCGCATCGTCACGCCCCTCGGCCGCCGCATCGACGAGTCTTCTCCGCTCGTCGACGCGCGCCTCAAGGACGGCTCCCGCGTGAACGCGGTCATCAAGCCGATCGCGCTCCGTGGCGCGTGCATCACGATCCGAAAATTCTCGAAGGTGCCGCTCACCCTCGAGAAGCTCACGGGCTACGGCTCGATCACCCAGCAGATGGGGCGCTTCCTGACCCGCTGCGTGGTCGCCAAAAAGAACATCGTCATCTCTGGCGGTACGGGCTCCGGAAAGACGACCCTGCTCAACGTGCTCTCGGCCTCGATTCCCGAGGAAGATCGCATCGTTACCATCGAAGACGCCGCCGAGCTCCAGCTCCAGCAGCCGCACGTCGTGTCGCTCGAGACGCGCCCCCCGAACCTCGAGGGCCGAGGCGAGTACACGATCCGCGACCTCGTGAAGAACGCGCTCCGTATGCGCCCCGACCGCATCGTCGTCGGCGAGTGCCGTGGCGGCGAGGCGCTCGACATGCTCCAGGCCATGAACACCGGCCACGACGGCTCGATGACCACGACGCACGCGAACTCACCGCGCGAGGCCATCGCGCGCCTCGAGACGCTGGTGCTCATGTCGGGCCTCGATCTCCCGGTGCGCGCCATCCGCGAGCAGATCGCGGGCAGCGTGAACATCATCGTCCAGCAGAGCCGCCTCTCGGACGGCTCGCGTAAGGTCACGGCGATCTCGGAGGTCGTGGGCATCGAACGGGACACGTCCGAAATCGAGCTCCGGCCCATCTTCCAGTTCGTGCGCACGGGCACGGGCCCCGGTGGCAAGGTCATCGGCGAGTTCCGCGCCACCGGCTATTTGCCTTCGTTCCTCGATGTTTTCATCGTCATGGGGCTCGTGAAGCCTGGGGAGCCATTCGTATGA